TGATGTTCACTTGAGAAAGTGCATGATACGCCTCGCCAAGCCGGCATGGATCATCCATGAGCCTTTTTTTCCATTCTTTAAGTGGAGTATGCGCATGAATCAACCTGGGTAATTGCTGCAGGCACTCGGCATTCCCGATGCAAGATCCGCCGACAAGTTTATCCTCACTAAACTGAAGGTTAAGATATGTGTAGTTACCGGACAGGGAATAGGTGACACTCTCCCCGCCCTCAACACCGTTCCAGGCACCGAAGGAACTGGATACCAACCCCAGCGTATCAAGCACATTCATGGTGATGCTTCCTGAATATCTGGCTTTAAATCCACACATGTTTGCAGCTGCTATGCGCCCATGTTCACTGGCGGTTAGTTGCACAGCCTGCACTCTTCGACCGCCGGTGGAAAAACCAAGACCTTGACAGGCATCGCCAGCAGCAAAGACATTCGGCATATTGGTATTGAGACGCTCATCCACTAATACACCATGATCAAATGCAATCTCCGATCCTTCGAGAAATTTTGTATTGATCTTGGTACCTGTTGTAAAAATCACCATGTCTGCATTGAGACTATCACCATTGTCCAATAAAACACTGAGATGCGAACCCGATCCCGCATTACCACTGGTTACGCTTCTTCTTTCAATCGCCTCGATATCAACACATGTTTTCACCTCGATGCCTTTCTTATCACACCACGATTGGATTAAACGACTTGATTCATCGTTCATTAAATGAGGGAGGATACGGTTTCCCTTTTCAATCACATCGATGTGCGCGCCGGTACGTGCTAGCGCATCGATAATAACGAAGCCGATAAAACCTCCGCCAACCACAATCAATCGACTGTTGATGCCTAGATTACACACAATCTTTCTTGCATCCTCGAGAGTCCAACAGTTCACAACACCAGGAAGCTCTTTACCGGGAATCGCCGGCTTTTCAGGCCGACAGCCGGTGG
This sequence is a window from Candidatus Thiodiazotropha sp. LNASS1. Protein-coding genes within it:
- a CDS encoding NAD(P)/FAD-dependent oxidoreductase — its product is MQHVIIGAGPAGVVAAESIRKFDKSSTVTLVSNESERPYSRLAIPRFLQGTIAEKDTYLRCGQDYFASQSIDVRRGCVVKVDSRNDSVNLADGTRLEYDRLLIATGCRPEKPAIPGKELPGVVNCWTLEDARKIVCNLGINSRLIVVGGGFIGFVIIDALARTGAHIDVIEKGNRILPHLMNDESSRLIQSWCDKKGIEVKTCVDIEAIERRSVTSGNAGSGSHLSVLLDNGDSLNADMVIFTTGTKINTKFLEGSEIAFDHGVLVDERLNTNMPNVFAAGDACQGLGFSTGGRRVQAVQLTASEHGRIAAANMCGFKARYSGSITMNVLDTLGLVSSSFGAWNGVEGGESVTYSLSGNYTYLNLQFSEDKLVGGSCIGNAECLQQLPRLIHAHTPLKEWKKRLMDDPCRLGEAYHALSQVNISNN